tagagccgctgctcttccacatcgagaggagccagatgaggtggctgcggcatctgattcggatgcctgaCGAACGCCTccccagtgaggtgttccgggcacgtcccaccgggaggagaccccggggacgacccaggacacgctggagagactacgtctttcagctggcctgggaacggttcgggatccccccggaagagctggatgaagtggctggataagcgggagaaaatggatggatggatggatggatagatggatgaatgaatggatttgacgtttgtaatagtgaaaaattacgtgtaacagacaatgattttagtcacttcttttccagaatgagaatGCTTAAAGAGgcggatgctattcatgtgccacagcttgaagcaggcatcaagttggaggccaaaacataaaagcaaaaaaatgaggcaaatttaaatttgtacatcaacatgtacttgagcggtgtcaataaatgtttttctccgTGAAGAAAATTAGttgattttgccttattgtactcttcagagtcttccaaaTTGCTTGATTTaagttaaaattaaaataaattatctgCGGGTCCCTGGGGATCCCCCCCAAGCCctcccctacaatgtttttttgtttatttttgtcacctttttcatgcctttggtgtttgcctGTCTGAGGTTGACCGAAGACTCTTAATTTGCTCGTaggtgcgaatgattgtttgtttataccccgcctctcgcccagagtcagctgggatcgctctccagcatacccgcgaccctagtgaggagaagcggtgtaggaaatgaatggatggatggatttcggGGTACATGTGTTAAATTTGTGGATTATGAGCGGGTTGTTGGACAAATTTCCCCAAATTTCCTAACCTTTTTTTAAGGTGGGGGGAGGGGACTAGGGGGGGAACTAGGCCCCAAGGGTTTGAGAAACCTGGGTCTAAGATTGCTAATGATAGTGACTATTATCATGGAAGGAAGGTATCTTGCTGATGGGTACTTATAAAATATGCAATCTCACtgagccaaaaaaaaatgttttaaaaagttttcCTTCTATAGCTCTTCCCACTTTCCACTCTTGATTCAATGAAAGCTTCCcactgtggctgtgttcggaatATAGGAGTAGCGGTACAGGCGCCTGTGTTTAGTTCCCTAAGATTTATGGAAGTCCCAGAGGAAGAGCTTTATGGCTGACCGCAGCACCACACATCATTATCTCAGGTCACGCTACGGTGCCGAGCGTGCAAGCGGGTGCCCGAGTCGGTGACAAATGGAGCTGACGCAAGTCCATCTGGCACCCGGCCAGTCGCCCAGGGAGGCATTAAGTGGAGGTATCGCCAGGGTTCATTTGCATTTCTCCACACCGTGATCAATGAGGCCAATTAGAGCGAAGGATCATCAAAGGCACACGTTTTCACCCGACTCGTTTCTCCACTCTAACTGGCCGTTAGAGGCCTGCACTCATCCTCTCAACATTATAATCAATGGTCTCAAATATAAAGTAAGAAATTAGATTCTTGTCATCGacaataacaatatttttttctgcacaGCCACTTATCATTTTAAGGGTTGACTCAAAGTGGTCATTAAAGTCTGCCCGTCCTCAATCACACTGAGGATGTCTGTAATGCACCATGTGAACGTTTTgagtcattttccatttttagcTTGCTATCCTGGAAACCTTATCCCTTTACCTGATGCTACATTTGGCTTACTAGCACTAGCTATACTGTAcagttttgtgtgtatttttgcataCATTTGTCTATTTGCTTTATCTAAAAGAGTTGCAATCCTCATTTTGTTGCATAACCAGGGGTGTcaagcgagtgtaccactacaccatcagtgactgccaACTTCCCGTCtgccacttcttttttttttttttttttttcttcagctttATTAATGAAAGTCTCATTGCAATTTACTAAACATTCTGCAAGGAAATATCAAAATTCAAAAACTGAGCTCACACAAAGCATACAGAACAGTGCATAAAACAAGataataaagcaaaaataaactacTAAAATAAAAGTCAGAGGTCTAAAAAAAGCATTCATATTGTACACATTCGAGGCTTGTTTcccatttcaatttttcttttttgaggttCTTCAGTCATTTAAACTAAAACAGCAGACAGAATCTCTGAATAAATTGTTTAGTAATAATAATCAGGGTGTTACAGTATACATCATTTCCTGTTTTTAACTTTGCATTATTATTCCATATTTACTGTGTTTGCATTCCAGCTTGggtgaataattgttttttattatttaatttaatttttgttttgttttatttttttggtctttttcagATATCAATTGTTGAAAGGcttcccaaaacattttattgtaagCACAATCAAAAGATGTTGAATCTTTGTCTTAGAAAAACATTACAAGAATAGATATCGtttaaggttttgaaatgagttTCTTTATCTTTTCGTGATATGGGGAGAGTGAGGTATTATGTTCTAATCCCagttttaatttccatccatccattttctgagccgcttctcctcaccagggtcgcgggtgtgctggagcctatcccagctgtcatcgggcaggaggcggggtacacgctgaactggttgccagccaatcgcagggcacatacaaacagacaaccatttgcactcacagccatgcctacgggcaatttagagtctccaattaatgcatgtttttgggatgtgggaggaaaccggagtgcccggagaaaacccacgcaggcacggggagaacatgcaaactccacacaggcggggccggggattgaaccccggtcctcagaactgtgaggctgacgctctaaccagtcgtccaccgtgccgcccagttttAATTTCATTCGGATAATAGTTTAATAGACTTTTCCTCATTTAAGATAAAGGGAAACGCGTTGGTCTGTCGACAATATGAGTCCCCGGTAATCTGGACGAATCGGAGTGAGTCCCAGCGCTCACTTCTTTTGCTCCTTAATGTCGCTgtgttgtggcgtttgcatttgTTGCAGGTTTATTGTCATGCTACCTGGGGTGACTGTTGTGGTGTATTAACTCGCATAAAAGCAGCTCTCAGCTCATCAAACACAACCAAATTGAATTGTGAATATCAGTTTGCGGCGAGCGCAGAAAGCCGCCGATCGGAGTCGTATCATTCAATCGTCTCCATACTGTTTGTGGTTACTTTGGCTACAAGTAATGATAGTGATAGCGTCCACCAGGTTTCAAACAAACCAATGTGGTTACACCTTACTCCCCAATTATTAGCCATGCACGCATTTTCTATATTGGctatgagctggagcctctcccagttgactttgggtaaGAAGTGTGGATCACTCAGGCCTGATTGcccgccaatcacagggcaaatatacacaaacaaccattcatattcatattcagaCCTATGGACCATTGagattcttcaatgaacctgcgatgcatgttttgggaatgtgggaggaagtcgcggtacccggagaaaacccatgcaactcaggggagatcatgcaaactccacattggAAAGCCTGAGCTGATATTTGAACAATGtacagaacctcagaactgtgaagcagatgtgctaacggcCCTGTGCTGCTCCAAAATATAATTATGACCTATATGAGTAGTGGTATtagtgttattgttattatacatTCTGATACTTCCATCGTCCAGCTCCTGCTTGGTAGAACTCACACTGTGAACTTAGaacaagtttgtttttccaCATGATCCATCCCCATGTGCCTATCACTTTACAGTCTGACGATCTATATGGACACACACTCCCTTTTCCTGAGCAGAAACAGATTTCGTCGTGCCGAAAACATGCCATCGAGCCAAATGACGTCCCCTTACAAATATTTATGTGATTGTTGGTTTGTCACAGTTAGTACAGAGCAGCTTGTCATCACGACCCTGTGGACACCATCTGGTCCACGATATCCAGTGTGTCCTGATCTTTACAGGGCAAGCACATGATTTTTACTACCTTCTCTTAAACGGCAACAAATTAGTGGACAAGACCGAGTCTAAAGAATGTCATTTGTTCTTCTTGACttcttcccccctcccccccccccacattttcAAGATGACCACATTGAAATGCAAAAATTGAAATTATGTAGAACTTTACGTATGAGGCAGCACGGTTCATTATGACAAAACAGtccataggtgggaatgtgaaaGGTTTGTCTAGtctgtatgtgacctgcgattggccctgcctctcgcccaaagtcagctgctgggataggctccattatAATTTGGACTATACTGTTTATCTAGTTAATGTCCTTTCTCCAgacataaacatttttttataaacattttatggaCGTTTTTGCATTTGTTATAATCTTCATaaacgaaaaaaaaatgttccccaGCTGCTGGAGTCAACACTTTTTCCATGAATCTAGAATAGCGTattacaaatactgtagattGTGGTTCTTCTTTAGCGTGGTGTAGAACCACGCAGCATTGTACTGAGAACAGTTTCGAATGGTTTGGTTACCACATTCCTACACGAGAGGTACAAAATACTACaaccataaaaatacattttgtcaacTCTGCTGTTGCGTTCCTGGTTCAGTGCAACCCTTGGTATGTTCAAACCTCCtgttaataaaataacaaactaaAGCCAGTAGAAGGGATCAAACtttcttaaacattttttttttacatttaaaaaaaaaaaaaaaaagatatctaGATTTTTAAATGGGCTAATTTAGACCCGTAACATAGCAGAATGGTTAAATTAATACCATTTTATGCACATGTAtctgtattaaatgtattaataataataacaaaagtactaataataatgaaagaaaataccAACCAGTATGAGTTCATCCCCTCTGAGCTCTCTGGTCCAGAAGGTTTTTGGCCCATTGCCGCTCAGTAGAGTCTGTTTGcagtacattttgttttctgtctccCAAGTGGCCAGACTCTGTAAAAGTATGCATCGTGTCTCGGATTATGATTCTGTCCATCATTCGACTCTATCCTCAAGTCAACTACTGACTGAGCAGGCTAGTTTGAATTCAGTGCACTTTGGATTGTGTTCTAGATGCCAGAACAGGAAAGAATTAACATCTTATGATTTATTGCCAGTACAGCAGAACATCACTagctattttttcttttcttccgtGATGGTGcacgttttctttctttttccacaCGGGTCATACGCTAATGTTCATGAAATTACCTTACACTTTCTTCCATCCACTGTTTCCTCATTGAACTCCTCGCCAACAAGGAAGTTGATCTCTGTGGTGCGGACGGTGGTATAAGTCTTGATGTAGAATTGCTCGCCGTTCTGCCTGATCTCCACatgaggcttggaagcggccgcCACGGCGACCTTCCTCAGCATGGCGTTCACACCTGAGAAAGCACACACTTTGTAATACCACTGCTATTGTGCAGTGCGTCTGTTCTATGATTAGTCAATGGCGGATGTTGCATGCTTGTGCTTGGTCAAGGTTTTGGGTACCAAGTCCACTTCTTCCTGCATTGCTGGGACGAGGGGAGTGTACCGTCTTTCAGTACAGCACATAATGCTCATAGCGCTGTATCCCAATAAATTAGAATGTTGGGggaaaattcatttattttggtcGTTCGATTCAAaaagtgattgttttgttttgcctaGTTCCTGCACTTTAAtgcttaagatcatcaaacaatccaaaatatcagacaaagataacccaagtaaaagtaaaatgatgtttttaaacagtgattttatttattaagaaaaaatcCTTTCCAGggtacctggccctgtgtggaaaaaagaaattgccccgttatgacaaaatatagtttatATTCTTTTATGATATTATCCCCTAgtttctgtgttttttattactttaatagttctttgttcttgtgtgactttttcaaatgtaccgAGGAGCTTAattgttttttcctcccttctCAGAGGCCTCTACCAACCTCTTAGTTTCGCTGTGCGTTTGTTCTTCTGTGCCCTTCAGAGCCGGAGAGAAGTACGAAGCAACTGCAAGGTCCTCTCTTGACtgtctctctttgcaaagattttctTAAAATGACAGAAGACAAgtttgtttcctgatttaattcTAAATCACCCCGAAACCATAACTGGTTGAGACACCCTCACCAGCAACAACtcaaatcaagcgttttctataactggcaatgagtctttcacagaTATCGCTGTGGCGATATATTTTCACCCActcttctttgcagaattgttttttaattcagcaacaccggagcgttttcgagcatgaatggcctttttaagttCATGTCACAACATTTCAGTCTGATTCATGTCTGGACTAGGCCTCTCCAAAacctacattttctttttttaagccattcagaaagTGTCTTGCTGgagtgttttggattgttgtcaTGTGGCAGAACcaaagtgcgcttcagcttgagatcACAAACTGATGGGCGAACATTCtatttcaggattttctgttaaagagcagcattcatggtttcatcaatcacagcaaattgtccaggtcctgaaggagagaAGCAGCCCCAGATTGCCCATCACATTGCCACCACCATATTTGACTCTCGgtaggatgttctttttctgaaatgctttatTACATTTACgtcagatgtaacaagacacacaccttccaaaaagttaaactttggTCTCGTCTGTctatattcttccaaaagtcttgggaatcttTCAGATGTatcctccccccaaaaagtaaaacaagcctttatattctttttgatccccagtggttttcaccttggaactccgccgtggatgccattttttccccagtctcttctttattgttgtgtcatgagcactgaccttaactgaggcaagggaggcctgcagttctttcgaagttgtcctgagttccttcgtggcctcctggatgagtcattgctgttctcttggggtaatctttgtcggccgcccactcctgggaaggttcaccactgttcctagctttctccatgtgaggataatcgCTCTGTCTATGATTCACTGGAAtgtaaagctttagaaatggcttctgtaaccctttccagactgatagacgTCAATTACTGTCTTTCTCATCTGttgttgaatttctttggatcgtagCATTTTTGTTGCAGCTCTTtgagatcttttgtctgacttgattttgtcaggacagattctgtttcagtgatttctggattgaacaggtctggaggtaatcaggcttgggtgtgatcagtgaaaatgaactcaactTACCAAAAAATTTGATCAGCCACAGTTAACTCATTGTTTAATAAGAGGGCGCAATCCAAGGTGGCGTTTCccttaatgacattttttaaaaatgatttacttgggttatttttgtctgatattttgatgatcttaaacaggaaagtggggaaactatgcaaaaaaaaaaagattttgagaagggggcaaatacttttcacggcactgtatacaTTCACTACTGACACGGAAATATTTCAGGATTTGAGTTTTTATAGTTTCTATGATTATAGATTGCAGCTAACGAAAACCTAAAATTCAACATCTTGAGAAATTTTGAACATTACATGAGAAACAAactaaatgatttttaatataaaaattagTTCGGAATTGAAAAGTATTTTACCAATTGCTTAATGAATCTGTACAATATCAGTTacagtttttgtaaaaaaaatataacttttataTGATATGGTACATCTATAAGAGACAGctgaccattcacactcatgttcatcctgtcactgagtgggaactgaaccgaGTGAACCACTAGACCATCATAAATGCAAGAATTTTCCCACTattaaaattatgattattCTCCCAAACAAATTCACTTGACACAtcactttatttaaaatatggtatgatttaaaaaatatattatttgttaCATGTAACCACAGAGGATGGGGATACCACACCCCTCAGCATTTTCTGAGCTTTCACTTCAAcagtccttaaaaaaaataaaataaaactgagtTGCACTTGTCCAGAAACTAATAATCCCACAATTTAGTTTTGTCCTGCAAGAGTCTCAAATTCCTTACAGCATACCTCAGTTTTATACCTGTTTTCAAGAGGATAGTCTCAAACCTGATACTTGAGTTGTATAACAAAAGTGAGCCAAATTtgaaaaggtttttatttttttttctatttttttttttttattgagacaAGATATGCTGTTAAGCACAGAGTCGGCTCTGCAGATGTTGGCTACATGGGCTGCACTGAGAAGATGACAACAAACGAGAAATGTTGGCCCACTTTGCCCCTGTTCACCTCCCCTGTCCAAATTGATAGATTTAGTCCTGCAAATGAGCGGTAACACTCTTCACCCTCTCTGTGAATCACTTTTAATACAAACAGTTGGACAAGACAGAGGATTGTTTTCCCATGATGCACTCTTTCATCTCAGTAAGAAAACAATCAACTCGGCTCttgtattctaaaaaaaaatcaattgtgatatctctatattatatatattttattaactttgtgCAACAAACGTACACCCTCCACacgtcatcctcatcctcatagACAGTGAAATATAGATTGATCCCAGTCTAATTCGAGTATCCTCATCTGCATTAGACACGAAAGACCCCTCGTTCAAACTAACAAAGCATCCAACTGAACCTGCTCagaactccacacacacacacacaaaaaaaaaaacgattctcACCCAGTGCCTTTAGCAACTCGTCAAAATTCTCACTGCTTTTCATCTTCCAGGTGCCTGCGAAATTTGGCATTTCTCctcctcagtgtgtgtgtgtgtgtgtgtgcgtccgcCTTCGCTGGTCAGTGTTCGTCTCGACTGCTGCCTCTTCCTCCCTCTGTCTCTCCTCTTGTGTGCTTGATGATCCCAAGTGGAGAGCCAAACCCCCTCCACcacccttctctctctctcacacacacacacacacacacgcacactcagtAACACGACACTGGTAATTGTGTCattcaactttaaatataattcCCACCCAGTAAGAATGTTTCAGTTTGAACGTCACTTCCAAATGTACTTGGCAATTTGTACGAATAACACTATCACCAAAACAGACAAGAGATTCGCGCTGACACACCACATCACTATCAACTCACAATCTTCATGAATGTGTCCATCCTCCTGTCCTGCACacgcactcacaaacacacacaccgtaTACCCCCTTGAGAATAGCTCTCATGGTTCCTCCTCTAGGCTGCGGCCACGTCACACATGTTCCCTCCCTCATTCATCTCTTCGGACAAAGTGCTCTTCCAGACAAGCTTTGATAAATAACGTGGAGAGGCGAGCGGCGAGCACTCTGTCTTCCCACCAGGAAGTGTCAGCTGAAAGATGTGCCATTATGTTGCTCTCTGCGTTGAAGCAGCGAAATCCTTTGTGGACTAAACACAGGCATCTATAGCCAGGAGCCCTATGCTAACATTGTTATAGTGGATGTTCCCTACACTCATCTTTGGATCTGACTTTCATCTTCTTCACTGACATAATGACCTATGAACTTAGGTGTCACGAAGGTCCCCTTCCATGAGATGCAAAGACGCCTCAGGGTTCGAAGGGCATTGAGGAGAGATAAAGATTTATTTCATGGTAAAtagctgattttgtttttcagggaCGCACAGTGGAGTAGTGTAGTGATTGGGTGTGTCGTTGACAGgtacttaaaaaaatgacaggTTTGTATGTTTACGACAGTACAGACATACGATGTTTGAAAATTACGAAGTGTCGCCTTGACTTCCGGGTACCCCaacttaaaagtttttttttagcttccaAGCTGTGGCTTGGTTGATTTTTGCTCTGGGTTGTGAGCCATCCATGTTCTTTGTctctcactaggccacaccccttaaaggcacacacacacaacattactgctgttgttgttttgactgAGCTTGTCCCGCTGTACAGTAATTATACTTGGTTCAGTTCTTCATGTTgtcttaattaaaaacaaaaacattgggtGTTTTGGGGGGTAGGAATGCATCAATGCCATTTCAATGAGAAATACTGATTTgaaattggggggaaaatgaGTTACAAGCTTGATCGTCACATAGCAAATTAAACTcggaagtcaaggtaccgctgatTTATGACAATAGTATCacaatatttactgtttttgttttataattataTGATGGAATAAATATACTcgtgtgtttttcatacaaacatgAACTGTAAGGGTGGAACTGTTTTAGTGGGTTAGCATGTCCgcctcagttctgaggtgtggggTTCAAACCCAGGCTGCAGGGTTCCTgcgtgaagtttgcatgttctcgccggccttgcgtgggttttctctgggtacgccAGCTTTCTGCCaaattcccaaaaacatgcatgtaattTTCAGTGAGACTGTAAACTAATCCATAGGTGGGAATGGGAATGCgtgtttgtgccctgcaattgcctggcgaccagtccagggtgtaccctgcttctcacccaaagcaaagcaaaccaaagcacatttatttatatagtccATTTCATACTCAAGGTAACCCAAGGTactttacataattaaaagcatttttaaaaaaagaaaaaataacagcttttaaccatttaaaacaaagagaaaacaaagtATAATTAAAATAGCATACAGTGCaggaaaggcaatttaaaagtTGGAATGGTCTAAAAAGTACGAGAAAAAAGAagcgtttttaacctggacttaaaaaacattcacacttgaggCCAAGGGTGGGGTGGCAGTTGGGAATTTCGGGACAACTCCCGAACGGAGCTtgacttcattgagcaacttcacattcagaaaatgtatttttcttcattaccttgctcattgtccttttttcctTATCATGCAGAGATcaggatctcaggtgcagggttcatttaaatatggcggtggacagggaggagtcagGTACTCCACGCCGTGTGTAAGGCTGCCGTACTGGGTAGGCAATTGTATTATCCATTcagttcattttctgtaccgctaatcctcaccagggtcgcgggcgtgctggagcctatcccagctatcttcgggcgagaggcggggtacactccaaactggtcgccagccaatcgcagggcaatttaaagtcttcaatcaacctaccatg
This sequence is a window from Phycodurus eques isolate BA_2022a chromosome 2, UOR_Pequ_1.1, whole genome shotgun sequence. Protein-coding genes within it:
- the LOC133399136 gene encoding cellular retinoic acid-binding protein 1; the protein is MPNFAGTWKMKSSENFDELLKALGVNAMLRKVAVAAASKPHVEIRQNGEQFYIKTYTTVRTTEINFLVGEEFNEETVDGRKCKSLATWETENKMYCKQTLLSGNGPKTFWTRELRGDELILTFGADDVVCTRIYVRA